From a single Bacillus sp. NEB1478 genomic region:
- a CDS encoding toprim domain-containing protein — protein sequence MNGSMNKVIIVEGKSDKDKIATILDEPVEIICTNGTLGLSKLEELAIAIEDRDVYILVDADDAGLKLRKLLQRELPNAEHLYIHKMYREVAKTPLVYLAKVLVGAHFNIHKNCLG from the coding sequence ATGAATGGAAGCATGAATAAAGTAATCATTGTAGAAGGCAAATCTGACAAAGATAAGATCGCTACGATTTTAGATGAACCCGTAGAGATTATTTGTACAAATGGAACATTAGGTCTTAGCAAACTAGAGGAACTTGCAATAGCTATAGAAGATAGAGATGTTTACATCTTAGTGGATGCTGATGATGCTGGTCTTAAATTAAGAAAGCTGCTTCAACGCGAGCTGCCGAATGCTGAGCATTTATATATTCATAAAATGTACAGAGAAGTAGCAAAAACCCCACTGGTGTATTTAGCAAAGGTATTAGTCGGTGCTCATTTTAATATTCATAAAAATTGTTTAGGATAA
- a CDS encoding MetQ/NlpA family ABC transporter substrate-binding protein, whose amino-acid sequence MKKILTVLLLAVVAAALAACGNKTEGGISDKKIIVGASNVPHAEILEEAKPLLKKKGIELEIKTFQDYVLPNKSLNEKEIGANYFQHVPYMESQMKDHGYKFVNAGGIHIEPIGVYSKKYKSLKDLPQGATIIMSNSVADHGRMLAILEKEGLIKVKKGAGYEAQIKDIEENPKNIKFKADVDAGMLPKAYKNGEGDAVMINTNYAIDAGLNPQKDAIAIEGNDSPFVNIIAVRKGDEDKKAVKELVNVLHSKEIQDFIKKKYKGAVVPVNK is encoded by the coding sequence ATGAAAAAAATCTTAACAGTATTACTTCTCGCTGTAGTTGCAGCTGCTCTTGCTGCCTGCGGCAACAAAACAGAAGGCGGTATCAGCGACAAAAAAATTATTGTAGGAGCTTCAAATGTTCCTCACGCAGAAATTCTTGAAGAAGCGAAGCCGCTATTAAAGAAAAAAGGTATCGAACTTGAAATTAAAACATTTCAGGATTATGTACTTCCAAACAAATCTTTAAACGAAAAAGAAATTGGAGCTAACTACTTCCAGCACGTTCCTTATATGGAATCTCAAATGAAAGACCATGGCTATAAGTTCGTAAATGCAGGCGGTATTCACATTGAGCCAATCGGTGTTTATTCTAAAAAATACAAATCTCTAAAAGATCTGCCGCAAGGTGCTACAATTATTATGTCTAACTCAGTAGCTGACCATGGCCGTATGCTTGCTATATTAGAAAAAGAAGGCTTAATTAAAGTTAAAAAAGGTGCAGGTTATGAAGCACAAATAAAAGATATTGAAGAAAATCCTAAGAATATTAAGTTCAAAGCTGATGTTGATGCCGGGATGCTGCCAAAGGCTTATAAAAATGGCGAAGGCGACGCTGTCATGATCAACACAAACTATGCAATCGATGCAGGATTAAATCCACAAAAAGATGCCATTGCAATTGAAGGCAATGATTCACCATTTGTTAATATTATCGCTGTTCGTAAAGGTGACGAAGACAAAAAAGCAGTGAAAGAATTAGTAAACGTATTGCATTCTAAAGAAATTCAAGACTTCATTAAGAAGAAATATAAAGGTGCAGTCGTACCAGTAAATAAATAA
- a CDS encoding methionine ABC transporter ATP-binding protein, whose amino-acid sequence MINLRSVRKVFQTKDGEVKAVDTVDLTINQGEIYGIIGYSGAGKSTLIRILNMLERPTSGSVSIGGKNMSELSSKQLREARQEISMIFQHFNLLWSRTVRENIAFPLEIAGVKKAEINKRVEELINLVGLEGRGGSYPSQLSGGQKQRVGIARALANQPKVLLCDEATSALDPKTTDSILDLLVEINKKLGLTIVLITHEMHVIRKICHRVAVMETGKVVEEGDVLSVFKNPAQNITKDFVKQVTEPEETVDTIKQFIDGFPEGKIIQLTFVGGRTGQPLITELIRNYEVDVNILQGKISQTQNGPYGTLFIQIKGSDSALEKAMKFLDSVQVEVEVIHNA is encoded by the coding sequence TTGATTAACTTACGATCAGTCCGTAAAGTCTTTCAAACCAAAGATGGTGAAGTAAAGGCTGTTGATACGGTAGATTTAACAATAAATCAAGGAGAAATATACGGGATTATCGGATATAGCGGTGCTGGAAAGAGTACGCTGATCCGCATACTGAACATGCTGGAAAGACCAACGAGCGGTTCAGTTTCAATCGGTGGAAAAAACATGTCTGAGCTTTCTTCAAAACAGTTAAGAGAAGCCAGGCAAGAAATCAGCATGATCTTTCAGCACTTTAACTTGCTTTGGTCAAGAACGGTTCGGGAAAATATCGCTTTTCCTTTAGAAATTGCAGGTGTAAAAAAGGCTGAGATTAACAAACGAGTAGAGGAACTCATTAATCTTGTCGGTTTAGAAGGCAGAGGCGGATCTTATCCCTCCCAGCTTAGCGGCGGTCAAAAGCAGCGTGTTGGTATAGCAAGAGCTCTGGCGAATCAGCCAAAAGTATTATTGTGCGATGAAGCAACTTCCGCACTTGACCCGAAAACGACGGACAGCATCCTCGATCTCTTAGTAGAGATCAATAAAAAACTTGGTTTAACAATTGTACTGATTACACATGAAATGCATGTTATCCGAAAAATATGTCACCGCGTAGCCGTAATGGAAACCGGTAAAGTTGTTGAAGAAGGAGATGTATTGAGCGTATTTAAAAACCCTGCTCAAAACATTACCAAAGACTTTGTTAAACAAGTGACAGAACCTGAAGAAACTGTTGATACAATTAAACAATTTATTGATGGATTCCCTGAAGGCAAGATCATTCAGCTCACTTTTGTCGGAGGTCGTACTGGGCAGCCGCTCATTACAGAATTGATTCGAAATTATGAGGTAGATGTTAATATCCTTCAAGGGAAAATTTCGCAGACACAAAATGGTCCGTATGGGACGCTGTTTATTCAAATTAAAGGCAGTGACTCTGCCCTAGAAAAAGCGATGAAATTTTTGGACAGTGTGCAGGTTGAGGTTGAGGTGATTCATAATGCTTAG
- a CDS encoding carboxymuconolactone decarboxylase family protein — MKQEEQPMKGSNSTQHHLIRYKEGLGKYNEHMPELTHAYSEFTKHCFKEGEISEKNKQLIALGISIYSQDEYCIIYHTKGCLDQGCTENEILEAVGVSAAFGGGAAMSQGVTLVQECIQELNKPRH, encoded by the coding sequence ATGAAACAAGAAGAACAGCCGATGAAAGGTTCGAATTCAACCCAGCATCATTTAATCCGCTACAAAGAGGGATTAGGGAAATATAACGAACATATGCCTGAGCTTACACATGCATACAGCGAATTTACGAAACATTGTTTTAAAGAAGGTGAAATATCCGAGAAGAATAAACAGCTTATTGCACTTGGAATCAGTATTTATTCACAAGATGAGTATTGCATCATTTATCATACTAAAGGGTGTCTCGACCAAGGCTGCACTGAAAACGAAATATTAGAAGCTGTTGGCGTTTCAGCAGCATTTGGCGGCGGTGCTGCAATGAGTCAAGGTGTAACACTTGTTCAAGAATGCATCCAGGAACTCAATAAACCAAGACATTAA
- a CDS encoding cysteine desulfurase, translating to MSAKEWRKLFPILDQEVNGKPLVYLDSAATSQKPIQVIEALDKYYKEYNSNVHRGVHTLGTRATDGYEGAREKVRRFIGAKSTQEIIFTRGTTTAINTVARSYGNANLTEGDEIVITPMEHHSNIIPWQQVAKTTGATLKYIPLQPDGTIDLADVEKTITEHTKIVSVMQVSNVLGTINPIKEIAAIAHKNGAIMVVDGAQSTPHMKVDVQDLDCDFFAFSAHKMCGPTGIGVLYGKKALLNKMEPVEFGGEMIDFVGLQESTWKELPWKFEGGTPIIAGAIGLGAAIDFLEEIGLDNIKKLEHELADYALERLSELEGVTIFGPKERTGLVTFNLDDVHPHDVATVLDSEGIAVRAGHHCAQPLMKWLDVTATARASFYLYNTKDDVDAFLKGLTTAKEYFGHVF from the coding sequence ATGAGTGCAAAGGAATGGAGAAAGCTGTTTCCTATCCTAGACCAGGAAGTTAACGGCAAACCTCTCGTTTACCTTGACAGTGCCGCCACTAGCCAAAAGCCTATTCAAGTCATTGAAGCACTAGATAAATATTACAAAGAATACAATTCAAATGTGCACCGTGGAGTTCATACTCTCGGAACCCGCGCAACTGATGGCTATGAAGGAGCACGAGAAAAGGTACGCCGATTTATCGGTGCGAAATCTACTCAGGAGATCATCTTTACTCGTGGTACGACTACAGCCATTAATACGGTTGCGAGAAGTTATGGCAATGCGAACCTGACTGAAGGTGACGAAATTGTGATCACACCAATGGAGCACCACAGCAATATCATCCCTTGGCAGCAAGTCGCTAAAACAACGGGAGCAACATTAAAATACATTCCGTTGCAGCCAGATGGCACGATTGACTTGGCGGATGTTGAAAAAACGATAACAGAGCATACTAAAATCGTCTCAGTTATGCAGGTTTCTAACGTCTTAGGAACGATCAACCCGATCAAAGAAATTGCTGCGATCGCTCACAAGAATGGCGCAATAATGGTTGTGGATGGAGCTCAAAGTACTCCGCATATGAAAGTAGATGTTCAGGATCTTGATTGTGATTTCTTCGCTTTCTCTGCGCATAAAATGTGTGGTCCGACAGGTATCGGTGTACTTTATGGTAAAAAAGCACTTCTTAATAAAATGGAGCCCGTTGAATTCGGCGGTGAAATGATTGACTTTGTCGGATTGCAAGAATCTACATGGAAGGAGCTGCCTTGGAAGTTTGAAGGCGGAACTCCTATCATCGCAGGTGCAATCGGACTCGGTGCAGCAATCGATTTCCTTGAAGAAATTGGACTTGATAATATTAAGAAACTTGAACACGAACTTGCTGATTATGCATTAGAACGTTTATCAGAACTTGAAGGTGTAACGATTTTTGGACCGAAAGAACGTACGGGTCTTGTCACATTCAATCTGGATGATGTTCATCCGCATGATGTGGCTACAGTACTTGATTCTGAGGGAATCGCAGTTCGTGCAGGGCACCATTGTGCACAGCCGCTTATGAAGTGGCTGGATGTAACAGCTACTGCTCGTGCAAGCTTTTACCTGTATAATACAAAAGACGATGTCGATGCTTTTCTGAAGGGATTAACAACTGCAAAGGAGTATTTCGGTCATGTCTTCTAA
- a CDS encoding YusG family protein: MNKNKIDVTSRVFGKMKGGSMSLYLEKDKIGQIHFTNQGNMYEMAEGFEVDQEKIYKSEKPAEIPNPSKYVDECDKGWC; the protein is encoded by the coding sequence ATGAACAAAAACAAAATTGATGTGACATCAAGAGTGTTTGGCAAAATGAAAGGCGGTTCCATGTCGCTGTATCTTGAAAAAGACAAAATCGGCCAAATACATTTTACAAACCAAGGTAACATGTATGAGATGGCTGAAGGATTTGAAGTCGATCAAGAAAAAATTTATAAAAGTGAGAAACCAGCAGAGATTCCTAATCCATCAAAATATGTTGATGAGTGTGACAAAGGCTGGTGCTGA
- the gcvH gene encoding glycine cleavage system protein GcvH — MEFPKELRYSEEHEWTKSEEGNKVRIGITAFAQDELGDIVFVELPEVGDELKADEPFGSVESVKTVSELYAPVSGKVVEVNADLDDSPELVNESPYEKAWMVVVELSDSSELDNLMTSEQYEELIKED; from the coding sequence ATGGAATTTCCTAAAGAGTTACGCTATTCAGAAGAGCACGAATGGACAAAATCAGAAGAAGGAAACAAAGTTCGTATCGGTATTACTGCATTTGCACAAGATGAACTTGGTGACATCGTATTCGTTGAACTCCCTGAAGTTGGAGATGAACTTAAAGCAGACGAGCCGTTTGGAAGTGTAGAATCTGTTAAAACAGTTTCTGAGCTATATGCTCCTGTTTCTGGAAAAGTTGTAGAAGTAAACGCTGATCTAGATGACAGCCCAGAGCTTGTAAACGAATCTCCATATGAAAAAGCATGGATGGTTGTCGTTGAACTTTCAGATTCCTCTGAGCTTGATAACTTAATGACATCTGAACAATATGAAGAACTGATTAAAGAAGACTAA
- the sufD gene encoding Fe-S cluster assembly protein SufD: MSVDTSLRFDKDYVTGFSNSRQEPAWLQELRLQALELANNLPMPKPDKTKIDKWNFTEFKHEATGNAVAFNELPEDVKALIGTEEEAKNVLVIHNGNLVYFTLEEEVKSQGVIYTDLLTAAKENEDLMKKYFMKAVAADENRLTALQAALVVNGAFLYVPKNVEVSSPIQAIYYQDDEAALFNHVILAVEDNSSVTYVENYLSTNDTTESVANIVSEVYAGSGSKVVYGAVDNLAKGMTSYINRRGRADRDARIEWALGQFNDGNTVSDNTTHLIGDGSFTDTKTVTIGRGDQKQNFVAQIFNHGKHSEGYILTHGVMKDNASSIFNGITKIEHGATKSHGEQTERVLMLSEKARGDANPILLIDEDDVTAGHAASVGRIDPLQMFYLMSRGIAKAEAERLIIHGFLAPVVSQMPLESVKKRLVEVIERKVS; encoded by the coding sequence ATGTCAGTTGATACGAGCCTAAGATTTGATAAGGACTACGTAACCGGTTTTTCTAACAGCAGACAAGAACCCGCTTGGTTGCAGGAACTTCGTTTGCAAGCATTGGAACTAGCGAACAACTTGCCGATGCCAAAACCAGACAAAACAAAAATCGATAAATGGAATTTTACTGAATTCAAGCATGAAGCAACTGGGAATGCAGTAGCTTTCAATGAACTTCCTGAAGATGTTAAAGCTTTGATCGGAACGGAAGAAGAAGCAAAGAACGTTCTTGTTATTCATAACGGGAACCTTGTATATTTCACATTAGAAGAAGAAGTAAAGTCACAAGGTGTTATTTACACTGACTTGCTTACAGCTGCAAAAGAAAACGAAGATTTAATGAAGAAATACTTCATGAAGGCAGTTGCGGCTGATGAAAATCGTTTAACAGCTCTTCAAGCTGCACTAGTTGTAAATGGAGCTTTTCTATACGTTCCTAAAAACGTAGAGGTGTCTTCGCCAATTCAAGCGATTTACTATCAAGACGATGAAGCAGCGTTATTCAACCACGTGATCCTTGCTGTGGAAGATAACAGTTCTGTAACGTATGTAGAGAACTACCTTTCTACAAATGACACAACTGAATCTGTAGCAAACATCGTTTCTGAAGTATACGCTGGCAGTGGTTCAAAAGTGGTTTATGGAGCAGTTGATAACCTTGCAAAAGGAATGACTTCATATATAAACCGCCGAGGACGTGCAGACCGCGATGCTCGCATTGAATGGGCACTTGGTCAGTTCAATGACGGAAATACAGTTTCTGATAATACAACACACCTTATTGGAGACGGTTCATTTACTGATACTAAGACAGTAACGATTGGTCGCGGAGATCAAAAACAAAACTTCGTGGCACAAATTTTTAACCACGGAAAACATTCTGAAGGTTACATTCTTACTCACGGGGTAATGAAAGATAACGCCAGCTCTATTTTTAACGGAATAACGAAAATTGAGCATGGTGCTACAAAGTCTCATGGTGAGCAAACTGAACGTGTTCTTATGTTAAGTGAAAAAGCACGTGGTGACGCGAATCCGATTCTCTTGATCGATGAAGATGATGTAACTGCAGGACACGCAGCATCTGTAGGCCGTATTGATCCGCTTCAAATGTTCTACTTAATGAGCCGCGGAATTGCAAAAGCTGAAGCTGAGCGTTTAATTATTCACGGATTCTTGGCACCGGTTGTTAGCCAAATGCCTCTTGAATCTGTTAAAAAGCGTCTAGTCGAGGTTATTGAAAGGAAAGTAAGCTAG
- a CDS encoding thioredoxin family protein, producing MNEITRNNWNSTIELSRKEPFFLYLETPLCGTCKVGKRMFEVALATIEGQSDSSDSIQSGVCNINSMPELAEKYGITSVPCLLVLSRGIVIKRIYALQSAGDLYKTMTEIIRK from the coding sequence ATGAATGAAATCACACGAAATAACTGGAATTCAACAATAGAATTATCTCGTAAGGAACCCTTTTTTCTCTATCTAGAAACTCCGTTATGCGGTACATGCAAAGTAGGGAAAAGAATGTTTGAGGTAGCATTGGCAACGATTGAAGGCCAATCTGACAGCAGTGACTCTATTCAATCAGGGGTATGTAATATTAACAGCATGCCTGAGCTCGCTGAAAAATATGGAATTACAAGCGTACCTTGTCTGCTGGTACTATCAAGGGGAATTGTGATAAAACGTATTTATGCACTTCAATCCGCTGGAGATTTATATAAAACGATGACTGAAATCATTAGAAAGTAA
- a CDS encoding methionine ABC transporter permease, with translation MLSIWFPNVQWDAVIQATNETLYMSAISVIVTFILGLALGLALFLTSPGNLWENKFLNGLIAVVVNVFRSIPFIILIILLIPFTRFLVGTMLGAEAALPALIIGAAPFYARMVEIALREINKGVIEAARSMGATNAQIIFKVLIPESLPALISGITVTAIALVSYTAMAGVVGAGGLGNLAYMEGYQRDNADVTLVSTALILVIVFIIQWIGDRITTALDKR, from the coding sequence ATGCTTAGTATTTGGTTCCCGAATGTTCAATGGGATGCAGTCATTCAGGCGACAAATGAAACATTATACATGTCGGCAATATCAGTAATCGTTACATTTATCTTAGGTCTTGCCCTGGGATTAGCTTTGTTTTTAACATCGCCAGGAAACTTATGGGAAAACAAATTTTTAAATGGATTGATCGCCGTTGTTGTCAACGTGTTCCGTTCGATTCCATTTATTATCTTGATCATACTTCTTATTCCGTTTACCCGCTTTCTAGTAGGAACAATGCTAGGAGCAGAAGCAGCTTTACCTGCTTTGATTATAGGAGCGGCACCATTTTATGCACGAATGGTAGAAATCGCTTTGAGGGAGATTAATAAAGGGGTAATTGAAGCAGCAAGATCAATGGGTGCAACAAATGCCCAAATCATATTTAAAGTGCTTATTCCTGAAAGTTTGCCGGCACTAATCTCTGGAATCACCGTTACAGCGATTGCTCTTGTAAGCTACACGGCAATGGCAGGTGTCGTAGGAGCAGGGGGGCTAGGTAACCTTGCTTATATGGAAGGCTATCAAAGAGATAACGCTGACGTAACACTAGTTTCCACCGCGCTAATCTTAGTGATCGTATTTATTATCCAATGGATAGGAGATCGAATTACGACTGCTTTAGATAAAAGATAA
- a CDS encoding arsenate reductase family protein — MLLKVYEYPKCSTCQKAKKWLKQNEVAFEPVHIVDNPPSKEELKSLVETSGLEIKKFFNTSGLKYRELGMKDKMKTATDEELLEILASDGMLIKRPIATDGKMVTIGFKEEQYEEAWKK, encoded by the coding sequence ATGCTACTGAAGGTTTATGAATATCCGAAATGCTCTACTTGTCAAAAAGCAAAAAAATGGCTAAAACAAAATGAAGTAGCCTTTGAACCTGTACATATTGTGGACAACCCTCCTTCCAAGGAAGAACTAAAAAGCCTTGTAGAAACAAGCGGGTTGGAAATCAAAAAATTCTTTAATACGAGTGGATTGAAATATCGGGAATTAGGTATGAAAGACAAGATGAAAACAGCAACAGACGAAGAATTGCTTGAGATCCTGGCATCCGATGGTATGCTGATCAAAAGACCAATCGCAACAGACGGAAAAATGGTTACAATTGGCTTTAAAGAAGAGCAATATGAAGAGGCTTGGAAAAAGTAA
- the sufC gene encoding Fe-S cluster assembly ATPase SufC — translation MSAPNLKIEGLRVSIEDKEIVKGLDLEINGGEIHAIMGPNGTGKSTLSAALMGHPKYEVTSGKVTFNGEDLLEMEVDERAQAGLFLAMQYPSEVSGITNADFLRSAINAKREEGEEISLMKFIRELDKKMDHLEIDNTFAHRYLNEGFSGGEKKRNEILQMMMLEPKIAILDEIDSGLDIDALKVVAKGVNEMRNPDFGCLIITHYQRLLNYITPDKVHVMMQGRIVKSGGPELAQRLEAEGYDWIKEELGIKDETVGQEA, via the coding sequence ATGTCAGCACCTAATTTAAAGATTGAAGGTCTTCGCGTTTCAATTGAAGATAAAGAGATTGTTAAAGGTCTAGATCTCGAAATAAATGGTGGAGAAATCCATGCAATTATGGGACCAAACGGAACAGGAAAGTCTACTCTTTCTGCAGCGTTAATGGGTCACCCGAAATACGAAGTTACTTCTGGTAAAGTAACTTTTAATGGTGAAGATCTGCTTGAGATGGAAGTAGATGAGCGTGCGCAAGCTGGATTGTTCTTAGCTATGCAATATCCATCTGAAGTAAGCGGTATTACAAATGCAGACTTCCTTCGTTCTGCAATCAATGCAAAACGAGAAGAAGGCGAAGAAATTTCTCTAATGAAGTTTATCCGTGAGTTGGATAAAAAAATGGATCACCTTGAAATCGATAACACATTTGCACACCGTTATCTTAACGAAGGTTTTTCCGGTGGAGAAAAGAAGCGTAACGAAATTCTTCAAATGATGATGCTAGAGCCGAAAATTGCGATTCTTGATGAAATCGACTCTGGATTAGATATCGATGCACTTAAAGTAGTAGCTAAAGGTGTAAATGAAATGCGCAACCCTGATTTTGGCTGCCTGATCATTACTCACTATCAGCGTCTATTGAACTACATCACACCAGATAAAGTACACGTTATGATGCAAGGACGCATCGTGAAATCTGGTGGACCTGAGCTGGCTCAACGTCTTGAAGCGGAAGGTTATGACTGGATTAAAGAAGAGCTAGGTATTAAAGACGAAACTGTTGGCCAAGAAGCGTAA
- a CDS encoding acyl-CoA dehydrogenase family protein, whose translation MSNTMERAVIGGSFLIEDLTAEDIFTPEDFSEEHNMIAKTTEDFVVKEVVPQLEKMEDHDFEVSRKLLTKAGELGLLGADVPEVYGGLGLDKISSSLITEKFARGRGFSISYGAHVGIGSLPIVLFGNEEQKKKYLPVLATGEKIAAYALTEPGSGSDALGAKTTAKLNAEGTHYLLNGEKQWITNSAFADVFIVYAKIDGEQFSAFIVEREFPGVSTGPEEKKMGIKSSSTRTLILEDVAVPKENLLWEAGKGHLIAFNILNIGRYKLALGCVGASKRALEVSVKYANERKQFKRPISSFSLIQEKLANMSVQTYASESSVYRTVGLFENRLGALSEEKQNDGPEIAKAIAEYAIECSLNKVFASETLDYVVDEGVQIHGGYGFMSEYEIEGAYRDSRINRIFEGTNEINRLLVPGTLVKKAMKNELPLIQKATALQQELMMLMPVEVGTEALEQEKYLVSMAKKIFLMTAGLAVQKFGPKLEAEQEVLSNLADIISELYNMESVLLRTEKAIGKSGLEKAKQKLLYTEVYCQEAFNRIEAHAKETIIAAEEGDMLRMMLSALKKLTRYTPVNVIKKKREIAAVLLEEERYTV comes from the coding sequence ATGTCTAATACGATGGAAAGAGCAGTAATCGGCGGAAGTTTTCTTATTGAGGATCTAACTGCTGAAGATATTTTTACCCCTGAGGATTTTTCAGAAGAGCACAATATGATTGCGAAGACGACTGAAGATTTTGTCGTGAAAGAAGTGGTTCCGCAGCTTGAAAAGATGGAAGATCACGACTTCGAAGTATCCCGCAAACTTTTGACGAAAGCGGGAGAACTGGGATTGCTTGGGGCTGATGTACCTGAAGTATACGGCGGTCTTGGCTTAGATAAAATTTCATCATCCTTAATTACGGAAAAATTTGCCCGTGGACGCGGTTTTTCAATCAGCTATGGAGCTCACGTTGGAATCGGTTCATTGCCGATTGTACTTTTTGGGAACGAAGAACAAAAGAAAAAGTATTTGCCTGTTCTCGCAACAGGGGAAAAGATAGCAGCATATGCGTTAACTGAACCAGGATCTGGGTCTGATGCACTCGGTGCGAAAACGACAGCGAAACTAAATGCTGAAGGCACTCATTATTTGCTGAATGGCGAAAAACAGTGGATCACGAACTCCGCTTTCGCTGATGTATTTATCGTCTATGCAAAAATTGACGGCGAACAATTTTCTGCTTTTATCGTAGAAAGAGAGTTCCCTGGTGTTTCCACAGGTCCGGAAGAAAAGAAAATGGGGATTAAAAGTTCATCAACACGCACCCTCATTTTAGAAGATGTTGCTGTTCCGAAAGAAAACCTGCTTTGGGAAGCGGGAAAAGGTCACTTAATCGCGTTCAATATTTTAAACATTGGCCGTTATAAGCTCGCACTAGGTTGTGTAGGGGCATCGAAACGTGCTTTAGAAGTATCCGTAAAGTATGCAAACGAGCGTAAGCAGTTCAAGCGTCCGATCAGTTCTTTTAGTTTGATACAGGAAAAATTGGCTAACATGTCGGTTCAAACGTATGCATCTGAAAGCTCTGTGTACAGAACAGTTGGATTGTTTGAAAATCGTCTTGGTGCATTATCGGAAGAAAAGCAGAACGACGGCCCTGAAATTGCGAAAGCCATTGCAGAATATGCGATTGAATGTTCATTGAATAAAGTATTTGCTTCTGAAACGCTGGATTATGTAGTGGATGAAGGTGTTCAAATTCATGGCGGATATGGCTTTATGTCAGAATATGAAATTGAAGGAGCATATCGCGATTCCCGTATCAATCGTATTTTTGAAGGAACAAATGAGATCAACCGCTTGCTTGTTCCGGGTACACTTGTAAAAAAAGCAATGAAAAATGAGTTGCCGCTTATTCAAAAAGCAACGGCGCTTCAGCAGGAATTGATGATGCTTATGCCTGTTGAAGTAGGTACTGAGGCGCTTGAGCAAGAAAAGTACCTCGTATCGATGGCGAAAAAGATTTTCTTAATGACAGCAGGACTCGCTGTTCAAAAGTTTGGTCCAAAGCTTGAAGCTGAGCAAGAAGTGTTATCAAACCTGGCTGATATCATCAGCGAGCTTTACAATATGGAATCTGTACTATTGCGTACAGAAAAGGCAATCGGAAAATCAGGTTTGGAAAAGGCAAAGCAGAAACTACTTTACACTGAAGTTTATTGTCAGGAAGCATTTAATCGCATTGAAGCACATGCGAAGGAAACGATTATCGCTGCGGAGGAAGGCGATATGCTGCGTATGATGCTTTCTGCATTAAAAAAACTGACACGCTACACGCCAGTTAATGTTATTAAGAAGAAGCGGGAGATCGCCGCTGTACTTCTGGAAGAAGAACGCTACACCGTTTAA
- the sigI gene encoding RNA polymerase sigma-I factor, translating to MTSLNLNAVFPLAKNKLTSIEDKVLTIQQREDEKLRNELIDDYQPFIKKVTSKVCSQYIDRTMDEFSVGLFAFNEAIDQYQEGQGSRFLSFADMVIRRRVIDYIRKEVRQNRLIFLQPDEEDEEGRLEESYAEQKAAMDHFEDQLQVENRVYEIEEYQKMLKTFGLNFKVLSKHCPKHVDARENAKEIARLLAENEELAAFLKEKKQLPIKDLLNMVSCSRKTIERNRKYIIAVSLIYLGDFQALKSYIQP from the coding sequence ATGACATCATTAAATTTAAACGCTGTATTTCCTTTAGCAAAGAATAAACTAACAAGCATAGAAGACAAGGTATTAACGATCCAGCAACGAGAAGATGAAAAATTAAGAAACGAACTTATAGATGACTATCAACCATTTATTAAAAAAGTAACTTCAAAAGTGTGCAGTCAATATATAGATCGAACAATGGACGAGTTTAGTGTAGGTCTTTTTGCCTTTAATGAAGCAATCGATCAGTATCAAGAAGGGCAAGGAAGCCGTTTTCTATCGTTTGCCGATATGGTAATCAGACGCCGTGTAATCGATTATATCCGTAAAGAAGTTCGTCAAAACCGATTGATTTTTCTTCAGCCTGATGAAGAAGACGAAGAAGGCCGTTTAGAAGAGAGCTATGCTGAACAAAAAGCAGCTATGGATCATTTTGAAGATCAGCTCCAAGTAGAGAATCGTGTATATGAAATTGAAGAATACCAAAAGATGTTAAAAACGTTTGGCTTAAACTTTAAAGTATTAAGCAAACACTGTCCTAAACACGTTGATGCACGCGAAAACGCTAAAGAAATCGCACGTCTACTGGCAGAAAATGAAGAACTTGCCGCATTCTTGAAAGAAAAGAAACAATTACCGATAAAAGATTTATTAAATATGGTATCCTGTAGTCGAAAAACGATAGAGAGAAATCGAAAGTATATAATAGCAGTATCATTAATATACTTGGGCGATTTCCAAGCGCTGAAATCTTACATTCAGCCTTAA